Within the Maribacter sp. BPC-D8 genome, the region CTTGGGCGGACTCATTATCTTATTTGGTGTTTGGCTGGTAAATAGAAAAAAAGTGATAGTTCTGGGAAAATAGTTAGGCGTACTGTAACAAAATCTATTTATCGTTGTCTTTGTATAGAATTAATCAAAAAACTGAAAATCATGAAAAAAATCATATTTACGCTACTTGCAGTAACCTTTTTTATAGGCAGTATACAGGCTCAAGAAAAAACATTCAACGTAAAATCTTTCGATAAACTAATTGTTAGTCCGCATATAGAATTAAATCTTATTGAAGGCGAAGAAGAAAGTGTTGTTATTGACAATGCAAAAATATCGTTAGATAAAATAAATGTAGAAGTAGAAGGTAGAACGTTGCGTTTGTACTTAGATGGTGCTAAGGTGGTAACCAAATCTGAACGTATTTCAACTGACAAATGGAGGGGTAGTAAATCGCTTTATAATGGTACTATGGCTTCTATAACGGTTACCTATAGAAAACTAGAAAATTTATCGATTCGAGGAGAAGAAATTGTAAGATGCAAAAATCTATTCAATGCCGATGATTTTAAAATGTCGCTATACGGAGCAGCTAAAGTGTACTTTGATTCGGTTTCTATAGATGAATTAACAGTAGCAATTTATGGCAGCAGTTACTTAGAAGTTGGAGAAGGTACTGTTGCTCGCCAAGTATTTAGAGCATATGGTGAAAGTGAAGTAAACACTGAGGGTATGGTTGCAGATGAAACTAAAATTACCGCTTATGGTGAAAGTAATTTTAGGGTAAATGTTGTTGAAAGGTTGAAAGTTACTTGCTATGGAGAAACAAATATTAATTATACCGGTGATCCAGAAGTGGATAAAGGATTAATATTCGGAGAAGCAACAATTAGAAAAATAGGATAAGAACTTAACCTGGAAATTCAAAAACAAAAAACCCGCTAAGTAGCGGGTTTTTTTATTTTAAAAAAATAATTATTATTCAAAATCGGCAGATGACACGCCATCATTCACTTTGATTTCAGAAACTATGAATTCAAAAGATTGTGGACCAACGGTCTGCATTATTTTATAAGGAAACAATATGCCAGACACCTCTTTGTAATCTTCAAAATTAGAAGTACTTGCAATTTGCTGCCCTTGCATTTCAGTTACGGTCACCTCTTGTAATTTAAGTCCGGTTTCAGCATCATAGAAAGCAGATTTGTTTTCGCCAACTTTAAGTTTGTAGGTGTTTTTATCGCCAACCATTTCCATACCTTCTAAAGTAATGGTGTCGTCACTTAATAGTTGGAGTTCAGAAAATGGAGCAGATTCGCCTTTAAAGGTTTTGATTTCGTCACCAGCAAGATCTTTGCGCTGCCCTTGCACAATCATATATCCTTTATCGCCATTAAGTACTTGCTTGCTAACCGAATTACCCATCATTTGTACATCTTGCATTAGTTGATCGCTAGATGTTTTTTTGATGTTCAGATTAAGCTTCATGCCTTGCATTTCTGCTTCGGCCATCATTGCTAGGGTGTTGACACCTTCTAGTTTTGATTTTCCGCCAATAGCCTCAATATATTTTTCAAGTACAGATTGCGCAGATACGTCGCTTGGTAATGCTGCATTATAATCGGGAGTATCAACTCTGTCGGCAGTTTTAGAATAGGCAAGTACTGGAAGTTTTTTTCCTTTGAATTCCACATTTTCTAGGTTGGCTAAAATATCACTTCCCTTACCAACGACAATTACTCTGGCATTGTCAACGTTGAAATATTTTTTAGCAGCTGTTTCTACTTCTTCCTTGCTAACCTTGTCTAGTTTCTCTAAGAATGTTTTGTAGAAATCTTTAGGTAAATTTTCTTTCTCAACATTCAAAGCATATCTCGCTATGGTTTCTGGATCTTCTAGTGCCATTATGAAACTACCGGCATATAGGGCTTTGGTATTTTTTAATTCCTCATCGGTAACGGGCTTAGTGGTAATAAGCTCAAGTTCTTTTAACATTTCGACTACAGAACTATCGGTAACCATATTTCTAACTTCTGCAGATGCTCTAAATCTAGACGGACCATATTTGTCGTTGCCAATAGAAGAATAGGCACCATAAGTGTAGCCTTTGTCTTCTCTTAAATTAGAATACAATCTACTATCAGATCCCCCGCCCAATATTTCGTTGGCTAAAAGGGAAGCTATATAATCATCGTCCTTCATTTTAAGGTTTACGATATTTTGTACTGTAATTTCTGATTGAACGGCATTTGGCATATCAACGAAGTTGATTTGCGTATTCGGTACGTTCTTAGACTGAGAATAAGAGAAGCTTGGTGGCACGGCTTTCGTCCAAGATGTAAAATAGGTTTCTGTTAAAGTCTTTACTTCTTCGAAATTTACATCACCAATAACAATTAAATAGGCATTAGCAGGTACAAAGTACTCTCTGTAAAACTCTTCAACATCACCAAGGGAAATATTGTTTACTGTGGCTTCGGTGGTAAATTCTCCGTAAGGATGATTTTTACCGTAAGCTAAAGCCCTTTGAACTCTACTAGAAATTGAAGAAACTACTTTCTCTTCAGATTTTAACCCGGTAATAAGTTTATCTTTTTCTTTGTCAAATTCCTCTTGAGTAAAATTCGGATTTATAGCCGCGTCTGCCATAAGCTCCATCATTCTAGAAAAGTATTTAGAAAGAGATTGAGCATAAGCACCTTGAGAGCTAAAATAAAGTCTAGCTCCTAAAAAATCGATTTCTTCATTGAAGGCTTCTTTAGTTATATTTTTAGATCCTAGCCCTAATAGACTACCAGTTAAACTAGCTGTGCCAGCTTTGTTACCTTCTAAAATTGGCGGGTTGTCAATTGATAATTGCATAGATACTCTTGGTAGTTTATGGTTTTCGACTACCAATACTTTTAATCCGTTATTGAGGTTAAAAGATTGCGGTTCTCCTAAGTTAATTTCAGGTGCTGGTCCTGGTTTAGGCATAATTGTACGGTCTACCTGTGCTTGAACAGCGAAAAAGGAGAATAATGTTAGTAGTAATATATATGTATTTTTCATAGTTATTTTTAGTTTGCAGAATTTTGTTCAGGTAAATATTCTAGAACCAATCTTTGGTTGGGCTTTAAATACTTATTGGCAACTTCTTTGATTTCTTCTCGGGTAATAGATCTATAAACCTCTATTTCTTTATTAATTAAAGAAGTGTCACCGTAAAGCATATAGTATTCAGCTAGAGAACTAGCAATACCTTCAACACTTGAATTGCTGTTTACAAATTCATTTTCAAACTTGTTCTGTAATTTTTGATAATCATTTTCAGAAATAAGGTTACTTCTTAATTTCTCTACTTCTGTTTCAATAGCGGTATTAAGTGTGCTTGAGCTAGTCTCACCTACCGGAAGTGCAAAAACGATATACATACCATAATCTTCTAATGTAACCGGTATGGCACCAATTTGTAAGGCTTGCTTTTCTTCGTCGACCATTTTCTTATAAAGTTTAGAAGAAGGTCCGTCAGATAAATAAGTAGAAATCATTTCTAATACCTGGCTTTCTCTATTTTTTAGACCGGGAGTTCTATAAGCGATCATAGTAGCCGGTATTTGAATATTAGAGTCGTAAGCCTTTGCATTAATTTCTGATGTTATAGGAGTTTCTTTTGGAAAGTTTCTTGCAATTTCTGCTCCTTTCGGGATGTCCTTAAAGTAATCTGAAATTAATTTTTTGGCATTTTCTTTCTCAAAATCGCCAGCAATAACTAATACCGCATTGTTAGGAGAATAGAATTTTTTCTGAAATGCTATAAATTCATCTAGGGTAGCAGCATCTAAATCTGCCATTTTACCGATTACCGTTTCTTTATAAGGATGGCTTTTAAAAAGGTTCCTCTTTATGTTTTCAATGAATTTACCGTAAGGTGAATTATCGACACGAAGTCTTTTTTCTTCTTTGACAACTTCATTTTGAGTGTCAACACCTTTTTGATTGATAACAGGATGAAGCATTCTTTCAGATTCTAGCCAAAGTCCTAGTTCTAGGTTGTTGGAAGGGAAAACTTCATAATAGTACGTTCTATCTTCATTGGTGGTAGCATTACCTGATCCGCCATTAGAAGAGACTATTTTATCCCATTCCCCTTTTTCAATGTTCTCGGTGCCTTCAAAAAGAAGATGTTCGAAAAAATGTGCAAATCCGGTTCGTTTTGGATCTTCATCCTTAGATCCGACATGGTATAAAACCGAAATTGAGATAATAGGTGCGGTATTGTCTTGATGTAGAATAACGTGTAGGTCGTTGTCTAAGTTGTACTCTTCAAAAGCGACCTCTTGTGCAAGTCCGGTAAAACCATAAAGGAATATAGCCGAAACCAGTAGTAATTTCATTTTCATTTAAAACTGTTTTAGGTTAGTGTTTAATGTTCTGTTTAGTTAGTATGTGATTTTACAAAAATGTTACATAAAAAATATTTTTTTGTAAGAACAATCTTCAATATAAGTATTCTTTAACAGATTAAATTTATTTAGTAGCTGTTTATTGTTTATCTTAAAAGTCTAAACAAAAATATACTCGTTATGAATAACTATGCTCTACCAATTAGATTTGGCGTCGCTGCCAGTGGTTCTTTGATTGCCTATTTTTTAATCTTGTCATTACTTGGGCTACATGTAAATGTATTTTATAGTCTTTTTAATGCTGTAATTACAGGCTTTGCTATTTTTGAATCGATAAAATATTACAAATTAAAGAAGGGAAGTGATTTCACATATGCTGGCGGATTTATGGCAGGTTTAATAACAGGTGGTGTTGCAACTTTAATATTCACACTATTTTTTACATTGTATTCCACCGAGCTTCAACCAGGTTTTTTAGAAGAGCTATCTACAAAATGGGCAAGTACTTATCGTAGTTTTGAGGCTATCGTATTTTTAGTGGTTGCAGTAATGGGTTTTACGACAAGCTTGGTATTAACGCTATCTTTTATGCAACTATTTAAGACTTCGAACACTAGAAGTATGAAGAGAGCGTAAAATTCGTAAAAAACACTTGTAAATTCACGATTAACAACTATATTTGCACCCGCCTATGGAAAAAATCCATCAGGTTTAATCATTACATTTAACAATATGTACGCAATTGTAGAGATGGCAGGGCAGCAGTTTAAAGTTGCAAAAGACCAGAAAGTGTACGTTCACCGTTTACAGGTAGAAGAAGGTAAAAAAGTCACTTTTGACAATGTACTTCTTTTGGCTGATGGATCGAACGTTACTATCGGCGCCCCGGCTATAGACGGAGCCGCAGTAGAGGCTAAAGTCGTTAAACACCTAAGAGGTGACAAAGTAATCGTTTTTCATAAGAAAAGACGTAAAGGTTACAGAAAGAAAAATGGACATCGTCAGTCTCTTACAGAGATTGTAATTGAGTCTATTATTTCTAAAGGAGCTAAAAAAACTGAAACTAAAAAAGCTGAACCAAAAGCTAAAAAAGTTGAAGAAAAAGTAGCACCAGTTGCAGCTAAGCCAAAAGCTAAAAAAGCTACAGGTAAAGCTGATGATTTGAAAAAAGTTGAAGGTATCGGACCAAAAATCGCTGAGACCTTAAACAATGCAGGTATTTCTACTTTTGCTGAATTAGCAAAAACAGACGCAGCTAAAATTTCTGAAATTATTGCTGACGTTCGTGGAAATCACGTAACTGACACTTGGCCAAAGCAAGCACAATTAGCTGCTGATGGTAAATGGGACGAGTTACAAAAATGGCAAGACGAATTAGATGGTGGTGTAGCTAAATAAGCTAAACCATTAAGTATAATAAAATTTAAAACCTTAGACAATGGCACATAAGAAAGGTGTAGGTAGTTCGAAAAACGGTAGAGAATCAGAATCAAAACGATTAGGAGTTAAGATTTTTGGTGGTCAAGCTGCAATCGCTGGTAACATTTTAGTTAGACAGAGAGGAACAAGACACAATCCTGGTGAAAATGTTTACGCAGGAAAAGATCATACATTACACGCACGTGTAGATGGTTTAGTAAAGTTTACTAAAAAAGCTGGTGGAAAATCATTTGTTTCCATAGAGCCTTTTGAAGCATAAGCTTTAAGCAAATTATTTAAAAAACCCTCTTCAGCAATGAAGAGGGTTTTTTTGTACTAATATTTTAAATAGAGTGAGCAAACTCTATATTCTTGGAGAGTTGTGGATGTAGAAGTAGGGTATTGATTAATTGAATGTTAGTATTCGGCTCTTTGTTTCGGATAACCGTTAAGGAACCTCCGTAAGTACCACCATGTTCTTCGTAATTGTCAATATAAAAATTATGCTTTTTAATATATAAATCCTTTAATTCTATTTGTTTATTGTCGATTAGTTTAATCAATTTTTTTGAAAGATTATTGATAAGAGTTTTTTGTTTTTTATTTAGACAATACACCCCAGGTATGAGTGCTCGTTGTTTGAATTCCAGCTTTATAAGAATTTCTCCTTTCGGTACGTAATCTTTTGTATGTCTTTTGTGAGCTTTTAAATGCTCTAATAACCTTTTTTTTAAATCGTTTTGATAAGTATTCCGTAGAATATCTAGTTCTAACTTAATATTATTAGGAATTTCTTTTTCAATAGTTTCTCGCCAATTACATAAAACTGGTAAGTGTTGTTTGATTAGGTAATCTAAATAACTCTCAGTTTCTTTTATTTTTTGAACTTTCCCTTTATTCTCATCATCGAAATATGAGATTCTAAGCTTTTCAGTGTGCTCTTGCCATTCTATATATTTTTTAAATTGTTGTTCGCTTAATATAGATTTTTTAAAAGTTTTTTCTAATTCCCATTCTTCAAATTCGCTCAAAATTTCTCCACTAGAATCTTTACTGGTTTTATTTTCTCTGTAATTATAAATTAGCTCGGCTTGCTCGTTTGTTAAATTTAGAGATTCATTCATATTAACTATCAATTCTATTTGACCTTTTAGAATCCAATCTTCATTTAATTGATCTACCTTATAAAACTCTTTTAATTGTTCTTGGTTTAGAAAAGTTTTTAATTTTTCATGGGCTATTTTTAAATATATTTTACGCCTATGGTTTACTGTATAATCTTCTACTTTATAGCCAGATTTATCACTCGTTTCCCTTTGAATTTTTTGAAGTATTTCTTGAAGTTCTACTAATTCATTGTCGCTCAGTTTTAAAGAAGCGTATTCCTTTTTTTTGATTTCAAATCTTCTTTTTTCAAAATCTTGTTTTTCGTAATTACTTTTTAACTCTTGTTTTATTTCTCTAAATTGACTTCTTTGTTTATCATTTAATTTTCTGTAAATGGCCTTATAATAGCGCCAGCGTTCTATTTTTTCATCATAATCAGGATCAATACTCCATGCATAATCTTTGAGCTGCTTATAGGTCAGTTCATCAATTTCGAGAATCTGCCTTTTAGATAGGTTTAACTGCTCACCATACTGATCTGTAACTGTTATTGTGTTCTTAATTTTAGGATGGGCCATAGGGTAAGAATGTAAGGAACAAAGTGATACACTTTAAATATAAATAATTTAGAGTAATTACAGCAACTTCTTCCCAATCTCAAACCACGTATTAACACGTTCAAATCCTTCGGTATTTACGTTATGGGGTGATGTAAATTGTAAACTTCTGCCATCAAAAGCTTCTAGATTAAAACTTCTATCATCTATTAAAATATCGCCTTTCAGAATGTGTTTGTGACCACAAAGAATTCTATTTTGCCAAGGTATAAAAGGAAAGTGTTCGTCTAGCCATTCACTTTTTTCTTCTAAAGAATTTGGAAACTGCATAGCTGCCGAAGCAATATACACTTCATGCTTGTCAGAGAGCTGAGATAATATTTCTTGACTGCCTGCAATAGGTTTTAAGTTTCTAAAGAAACCCTTTCTGGTAGCATGTTTGCGAACACTATCTTGATGTGCCTCTGGCACCATACGCCATACTTCGGTACCCGAGCATAAACCTTTAGTAAGCTCGCCGTTAAACTCAGTATTATAAATTTCTATGTGTGCGCCATAGGTATCAGCGATTACCTCGTCCATGTCAACAAATAGTATCATAATTTTTTGATTTTTATTAGAATAAAGATAAAACTTAATATAGTTTCTGTTGGACTATAATATTTTTTGCAAACAGTGTAATAAACCTTTTTTGAAATGAGAATTTAACTTCTGTGGCAACCATAAAATCACTTAATACCACTACCATTTTTGATTTCTAAATTCGTTGGTTTTGGCAAAAGTTATCGTGCTTCCTAGATACTCCTCTAGATTATATTTGGGTATGGGCAAAATTTTCTCTAGTTCGGTCGTGTCCCACTCACATGGCTTAGAAGTTAGGTAAGGAGTGATATGGATACCAATAGTTTCATAATAAAATTTTTCTAATTTAGACTCAAAACCTGTTGTGGCACTTATAATATTTGGCGTAAGCTTAAAGTTTTCAAAATCTATAGTTTCTAATATTCTAGAAACACCTCTTGTAACATGTGTTGTTTTAGAATGTACAATGTTTAATTGTTTTATAGTGGTGTCAAATACTTTTACAATGACCTTGGCTGCATAATCTGTTGGTATAATGTTTAAACCACTATTTGAATTGGCGGTAATTCTAATTATATCTGTTGTAGTGGTATTATAAAAGAATTTAGCGAATAGATAAAAGACCATGTACTTAGAAATAAAAAAACTAGGCTTGTTGGTTATATTTCCACCTAAAACGCTAGGTCTTAAAATTTGTACAGGTATGTTTTGGGCTGCTCCAGCTTGGGTTAAAAATTGCTCTGAAGCAAATTTAGACGCCTCATAATGGTTTCTATGACTTTTAGGTTTCATTTGCAAATAGTCGTTAGA harbors:
- a CDS encoding head GIN domain-containing protein, encoding MKKIIFTLLAVTFFIGSIQAQEKTFNVKSFDKLIVSPHIELNLIEGEEESVVIDNAKISLDKINVEVEGRTLRLYLDGAKVVTKSERISTDKWRGSKSLYNGTMASITVTYRKLENLSIRGEEIVRCKNLFNADDFKMSLYGAAKVYFDSVSIDELTVAIYGSSYLEVGEGTVARQVFRAYGESEVNTEGMVADETKITAYGESNFRVNVVERLKVTCYGETNINYTGDPEVDKGLIFGEATIRKIG
- a CDS encoding insulinase family protein: MKNTYILLLTLFSFFAVQAQVDRTIMPKPGPAPEINLGEPQSFNLNNGLKVLVVENHKLPRVSMQLSIDNPPILEGNKAGTASLTGSLLGLGSKNITKEAFNEEIDFLGARLYFSSQGAYAQSLSKYFSRMMELMADAAINPNFTQEEFDKEKDKLITGLKSEEKVVSSISSRVQRALAYGKNHPYGEFTTEATVNNISLGDVEEFYREYFVPANAYLIVIGDVNFEEVKTLTETYFTSWTKAVPPSFSYSQSKNVPNTQINFVDMPNAVQSEITVQNIVNLKMKDDDYIASLLANEILGGGSDSRLYSNLREDKGYTYGAYSSIGNDKYGPSRFRASAEVRNMVTDSSVVEMLKELELITTKPVTDEELKNTKALYAGSFIMALEDPETIARYALNVEKENLPKDFYKTFLEKLDKVSKEEVETAAKKYFNVDNARVIVVGKGSDILANLENVEFKGKKLPVLAYSKTADRVDTPDYNAALPSDVSAQSVLEKYIEAIGGKSKLEGVNTLAMMAEAEMQGMKLNLNIKKTSSDQLMQDVQMMGNSVSKQVLNGDKGYMIVQGQRKDLAGDEIKTFKGESAPFSELQLLSDDTITLEGMEMVGDKNTYKLKVGENKSAFYDAETGLKLQEVTVTEMQGQQIASTSNFEDYKEVSGILFPYKIMQTVGPQSFEFIVSEIKVNDGVSSADFE
- a CDS encoding M16 family metallopeptidase; translated protein: MKMKLLLVSAIFLYGFTGLAQEVAFEEYNLDNDLHVILHQDNTAPIISISVLYHVGSKDEDPKRTGFAHFFEHLLFEGTENIEKGEWDKIVSSNGGSGNATTNEDRTYYYEVFPSNNLELGLWLESERMLHPVINQKGVDTQNEVVKEEKRLRVDNSPYGKFIENIKRNLFKSHPYKETVIGKMADLDAATLDEFIAFQKKFYSPNNAVLVIAGDFEKENAKKLISDYFKDIPKGAEIARNFPKETPITSEINAKAYDSNIQIPATMIAYRTPGLKNRESQVLEMISTYLSDGPSSKLYKKMVDEEKQALQIGAIPVTLEDYGMYIVFALPVGETSSSTLNTAIETEVEKLRSNLISENDYQKLQNKFENEFVNSNSSVEGIASSLAEYYMLYGDTSLINKEIEVYRSITREEIKEVANKYLKPNQRLVLEYLPEQNSAN
- a CDS encoding DUF4199 domain-containing protein gives rise to the protein MNNYALPIRFGVAASGSLIAYFLILSLLGLHVNVFYSLFNAVITGFAIFESIKYYKLKKGSDFTYAGGFMAGLITGGVATLIFTLFFTLYSTELQPGFLEELSTKWASTYRSFEAIVFLVVAVMGFTTSLVLTLSFMQLFKTSNTRSMKRA
- the rplU gene encoding 50S ribosomal protein L21, giving the protein MYAIVEMAGQQFKVAKDQKVYVHRLQVEEGKKVTFDNVLLLADGSNVTIGAPAIDGAAVEAKVVKHLRGDKVIVFHKKRRKGYRKKNGHRQSLTEIVIESIISKGAKKTETKKAEPKAKKVEEKVAPVAAKPKAKKATGKADDLKKVEGIGPKIAETLNNAGISTFAELAKTDAAKISEIIADVRGNHVTDTWPKQAQLAADGKWDELQKWQDELDGGVAK
- the rpmA gene encoding 50S ribosomal protein L27 — protein: MAHKKGVGSSKNGRESESKRLGVKIFGGQAAIAGNILVRQRGTRHNPGENVYAGKDHTLHARVDGLVKFTKKAGGKSFVSIEPFEA
- a CDS encoding 5' nucleotidase, NT5C type, giving the protein MILFVDMDEVIADTYGAHIEIYNTEFNGELTKGLCSGTEVWRMVPEAHQDSVRKHATRKGFFRNLKPIAGSQEILSQLSDKHEVYIASAAMQFPNSLEEKSEWLDEHFPFIPWQNRILCGHKHILKGDILIDDRSFNLEAFDGRSLQFTSPHNVNTEGFERVNTWFEIGKKLL
- a CDS encoding SDR family oxidoreductase — translated: MIILITGATGTLGSQVLFSLLEERFSGIEKLYVPVREKKTISPEKRILNMFNSEFAPSFIKNNLKDILSKTVVISAKDIFKPEQFLNGKKISHFIHLAGFVNLSTRPEAKAEIFKENFEFTKSIFETYTPFIEKFTYISTAFSAGNVGGLISNDYLQMKPKSHRNHYEASKFASEQFLTQAGAAQNIPVQILRPSVLGGNITNKPSFFISKYMVFYLFAKFFYNTTTTDIIRITANSNSGLNIIPTDYAAKVIVKVFDTTIKQLNIVHSKTTHVTRGVSRILETIDFENFKLTPNIISATTGFESKLEKFYYETIGIHITPYLTSKPCEWDTTELEKILPIPKYNLEEYLGSTITFAKTNEFRNQKW